The Rhodococcus antarcticus DNA segment GGGAACGACAGCCGGACGGCGCCGTGGGCGACGTCGGTCGCCGTGACGGGGGAGGGCCAGGCGCCGAAGGGGGTGCTCATGACCCGAGCCTGCCAGGAACCCGGCGCCCGGTGGCGGCGTTGGGGGGGGTATGGACGACCGGACGATCTTGGCGCACATCGACGACCTGGTGGCCGAGGAGCGCGTGCTGCACGAGAAGGGCGGCTCCGTCGACGACGACGACCGCCAGCAGCTGACCGGGCTCACCGAGCAGGTGGACCAGAGCCGGGACCTGCTGCGCCAGCGGCGGACGCGCCGCGAGCAGGGGGAGGACCCCGGGCTGGCCGAGGTGCGCCCCGCCGACGAGGTCGAGCACCACGCGGGCTGAGCGGTCGGCGCCGCCGCGAGCGGGCAGCATGGACGGGTGACCGACGAGCCCACTCCCGTGCCCAGCCCCGACGATCCCGCGCTGGCCGCGACCGACCGGGAGCTGCTGCGCGCCCGCGCCCTGGTGCTGCACGACCTGGCCGCCCGTGGAGCCGACACCGCCGACGTGGTCGACCTGGTGGAGACGGCGCTCGCACAGCGGCGCTGGTGGGTGCAGAGCTGGCCCGACGGGCTCCCGATGGTGGCCGGGCAGCTCGCCCAGGACGTGCAGGACGTGATGATCGACACCGAGGGTCGCTGGCCCGCGTGCCCGGTGCACCGCGACGAGGCGCTGCAGGTGGAGCCCGAGCTCGGTGCGGACCCCGAGTGGGTCTGCGAGCACGGTTGCGGGGCGCTCGCCCCGCTCGGCGCGCTCGGCCCGCTGCCGGACTGACCCCCGCCGGCGCCCCGCCCACCGGCACGCCGCGCCCGGGGCCCGAACCGGTCGGCGCACGTGGTCGGTGGTGGAGGAGGACCTCCGCACGCTCGTGCGACCGGGACACGATCGGGTGACTCGGCGCGCCCGACCGGTCTCCATCTGTTCTGCTTGTGGCTCCCATGCTGCACGAGGAGACGACCGTGACCGGTTCCGCGCCCGCCCGATCCACCACGGCCGTGCTGGCAGCGCTGGCCGCGGGCGCCCTGGCCGCGGCCGGGCTCGGCGGCTCGTTCGCCTGGACGACTCCGCAGGTCGTCGACGCCGCCGCCACCGTCTCGGTGCCCACCGCCACCGCGCCGAGCGCGGTCCCGACGACGGTTCCCGCTGCCGCGCCCGTTCCTGAGTCGGCGCCCGCTGCAGCCGTCGTGCCGGCTGGCGCACCGGTCGCAGCCCCGGCGCCCGCGGCAGCCCCGGCGCCCGCGGCAGCCCCGGCGCCCGCGGCAGCCCCGGTGCCCGTCACCTACGTCGTGCTGCCGGGCGACACCCTCTCGGCCATCGCCGCGTGGTTCGAGGCCCACGGCTACGGGGACCTGTACCGGGCCAACGCGGCCGTCATCGGCGCGAACCCGGACCTCATCCGTCCCGGGCAGGTGCTGGTGGTCTCCTCCGCCGGTGTCACGACCAACGGCTGACCGCGACGCGCTGGCACGCGCCGAGCACACCTCGGCCCTAGCCTGCACCTGGTGAGCACCTCGACCTCCCCCCGCCTGGTCCTCCGGGGCGCCCGCTGGCCCGGGGACGTCGCCGTGCGGGACGGGTGGATCACCGCCGTCGGAGTGGTGCCGGCCGAGCGGGGTGACCGCGTGCTGCGCGTGGACGGGGACGTGCTCACCGCCGGACTGGTCGACACCCACCACCACCTGTCCCAGTGGATGACCCGTGGGCGCGCCGTCGACCCGGACCTGTTCGGCCGGTTGCGGACGCTGTACCCGGTGTGGGGACGCCTGGACGCCGAGGACGTGCACGCGGCCGCCACCGTGGGGCTCGCCGAGCTGGCCCTGACCGGGTGCACCACCGCCGCCGACCACCACTACCTGGTGCCCCGCGGCGACGACTCCGTCTTCGACCGGATCGCGGACGCCGCGCACGCCGTCGGCATCCGGCTGCACCTCTCCCGCGGGTCCATGGACCTCGGGCAGAGCAGGGGCGGGCTGCCGCCGGACTCGGTGGTCGAGGACACCGACACCATCCTGCAGTCCACCGTGGACGTGCACGGCCGGCTGCACGACGGCGTGCGCACCTCCGTGGTGGTCGCACCCTGCTCGCCGTTCAGCGTCACGGGTGAGCTGATGACGGAGTCCGCAGCGCTCGCCCGGCGGCTCGCCCTGCGCCTGCACACCCACCTCGCGCAGACCGTCGAGGAGGAGCGCCACACCCTGGCCCGCCACGGCCGGCGGCCGGTGCAGCTCATGGAGGAGTGGGGGTGGGCGGAGTCGGACGTGTGGGTCGCCCACGGCGTCCACCTCGACGACGCCGAGGTCGCGCTGTTCGGGGAGCGCGGGATCGGGGTGGCGCACTGCCCGTCCAGCGACGCGCGCATGGCCACCGCCACCTGCCGCGTGGTCGACCTCGACGCCGCGGGAGCGCCGGTGGGCCTCGGGGTGGCCAGCCACGAGGCGGGCGGGCTGTTCGGCGAGATGCGCCAGGCGCTGTACGCGGGTCGTTCCCACGCCGGGCGGCCGGCGGCCCTCGGGGTGGACACGGCGCTGCGGCTGGCCACCGAGGGCGGTGCGCGCTGCCTGGGCCGCGAGGACATCGGCCAGCTCCGGCCCGGCTACCGGGCCGACGTGGCGGTGTGGCCGGGTGACGACCTGGCCGACGTGCGCGACGCGGTGGCGGGACTCGTGCTGGGCCCCGACCGCCGGGTGCGCCACCTGCTGGTGGACGGCGAGCTGGTGGTGGCGCACGGCGAGCTGCTCGGGGTCGACCTGCGGGCGGCCCGGGAACGGCTGGCGGGGCGGGCCCGGCGGCTGTGGGACTGAGGGCTGCGCTGCGCGCGCACCGCGCTCGGCGTGCCGGGGCGGCGGAGCGGGACGCGAGGCTGCGCTGGGTCGTGCTGCGCCACGGTGGCACGGTGGTGCTGACGAACCGGGCCGCGAGCGCCGCGGCGGACCTGCGCCTGTCGAGCAGCGCGGACGGTCGGACGGTCGCCGAGGGGGCCCAGGTCCTCCCCGACGTGCTGGCCGTCGTCGGACCCGGGGCCGCCGGGCGGGTGGTGCTCCCGCTGACCACCGAGACGCTGTGGCTCGGGGTGGAGTGGAACGACCCCCGGCACGGGGAGCTGCGGGCGGTGCTGCGCACGGACGTGTTCCCGCGCCAGGAGCGCTGAGGGCGGCCGGCGTGGGTGGGGGGCAGGGGTGTCTCGACGCGAGTGTCCTGGGGGCGTGATGTCGCGGTGACGACCCGGTGCTGCCCCGTCGCGCCAGAGGCTGCTCGAGGCGAGGTCGTCCGAGCCCGTCGGCCCTACGCGTCGTCGCTGGTGCCGTCCGCGGGGTGGGGCTCGGCGAAGCTGACCTCGACGGTCTCGAAACCCTTGTGCTGCTGGGCCTTGGCGTAGTCGGTGTACGCCGCCCGATCTGCTCGGGTGAGGTCCACGTCGTCGGTGAACGGGGTGAGCAGCGCCCGGGGCCACAGCCGGCGCGTGCGCACCACGTCGATCTCCGCGCAGAACACCACCACCGTGGCCTGCAGCGTGATCCAGGTGATGAGGCCGAGGACGACGCCGAACAGCCCGTACAGCGCGCTCGAGCGGTCCAGGCTCGAGCTCAGCAGGTACACCCCGAACAGCTGCAGCAGGTGGACCACCACCCCGGCCAGGACCGCTCCCGGCGCGACGTCGCGCAGCCGGGTGGGGTGGGTCGTGCCGAAGTGGAACAGCACCGCGAACAGGGCGGCGTTGGCGGCCATCGAGACGGGGATGACCAGGGCGGCGTTGAGCAGGTCGGTGTTGCTGAACCCGCCGATGAGGGTGAGCACCGTGGTGGCCAGCACACCCGTGCCGAACACGGCGAGCAGGACGAGGCTGCGCAGCCGGGCGGCCACCGGGTTCGGGCGCTTGTTCCGCGGCACCGACCACATGGTGTTCAACGCGTTCTGCCCGGCCTGCGCCACCCCGAGCCCACCGAACAGGGTGCCCACCACACCGATGACGAGCCCGATCCCGCTGCCGCCGAACGACGTCACCTGGTCACCGAGCTCGGGGCCCAGCAGCGGCACCTGCTTGAGCGCGGCGGCAATGAGCCGCTGCTGCAGCTCCGGGTCGTTCTGCAGCACGAACCCCAGGATCGTCACGGCGATGAGCAGCAGCGGGAACAGCGAGACGAACGCGTAGTGCGCGATCAGCGCGGTCAGGTAGACGCCCTGGTCGTCGACGAACTTGTAGACCACGGCCACCGGGAAACCGATCCAGCGGTGCGTGCGCTGGTAGGCGTCGAACCGGGCGACCGTCCGGCTCAGCACGGGATCCCTGCGGGGCTGGTCGCGGTGGGCTCCACGGCGGGGGTGCGGGAGTGGGCCACGACCGCAGACGCTACTGGCGCAGACCGGCCGCGCTCACCCGAGCGTGCCGCCCGACTCGAGCCCCCGTCGCAGCGCCCCGAGGATCTCGTCGACGTCGTCGTCGGTGCTCACCAGGGGCGGGCACATCGCGAGGGTGCTCGGGCCGACGGGCCGCACGATCACCCCGGCCGCCATCGTCGCGTCGCGCACGGCCACCGCGTCCACCCCGGCCAGAGTCTCCACCGCCCACACCGCCCCCTCGCCGCGCACCCCGGAGACGAGACCGTCCTCGAGGAGCCCGTGCAGGCCGGTCGAGAGCCGGGCGCCGACGGTCTTCGCCCGGTCCAGCAGCCCCTCCCGCTCGGTGATGTCCAGGCACACCATCGCGGCCGCGCAGGCGCTCGCGTGCCCGGAGTACGTGTAGCCGTGCCGCAGCACAGCGGCGGGGTCGGCGGAGAGCTTCTCGTGCACCGACGGCGCCACGAGCACCCCACCGAGCGGGACGTACCCGCTGGTCACGCCCTTGGCGAAGGTGGTCAGGTCGGCGTGGACCCCGTAGTGCTCACCGGCGAACATGCTGCCGAGTCGGCCGAAGGCGCAGATGACCTCGTCGAGCACGAGGAACGCGCCGTGCTCGGTGCACAGCGCCCGCAGGCCCTCGAGGTAGCCGGGCACCGGGGGGTGCACCCCGCCCGCACCGATGACGGGCTCGGCGAACACGGCCGCCACCTTCCCGGGGTGGGCGGCGAACACCGCACCCACGGCGGCCAGGTCGTCCTTGGGGACCTGCACCGCGTCGCCGATGCCGGGGCCGAAGCCGGCGCTGTTGGCCGGCAGCCCGGTGAGGCTCATGCCGCCGTAGGTCACCCCGTGGTAGCTCGGCGCCCGGCTGATAATGATGGTGCGCTCGCCGTCACCGGCCGCGGCGTGCGCGAGGCGGGCGAGCTTGATGGCGGTGTCGACGGCCTCGGAGCCACCGCTGGTGAGGAACACCCGGCTGCCCGGCACCGGCGCCAGTGCGGCCAGCCGCTCCGCCAGGGCGTCCGCGGGGGCGTTGGTGAACTTGTCGAAGCAGTGGAAGGTCTCCAGCCGACCGATCTGCTCGGCGACGGCCTCGGCCACCTCGGTGCGGCCGTGCCCGACGTTGCAGTGCCAGAGGCTGGCCATGGCGTCCACGTACCGGGTGCCCTCGGCGTCCCAGACGATCGCGCCCTCGCCCCGCACGAGCGAGGTGAACGACGACGCCTCGGCGGCCGGGCGGGCGAACGGGTGCAGCAGGGCGGGGGTGCTCATGGTGCCGATGATCCACCCCGCGACCCCCCGGTGACCAGCCGTGCGCGCACCACCAGCCGGGTCACCACGAGCAGGGGCCACACCGCCTGCGCTCCCGCCAGCACCCGCTCGCTCAGCCCGAACCGTGGCCCCCCGAGCTCCACCCCGAACCACAGCAGCAGGCCCACCAGCACGGCCGCCCCGACCCAGCCGGTGCGCCAGCGGGGGAACGCCAGCAGCGACCACGTGCTCAGGGCCACGAACCCGACGGTGGCGGCCACGGTGTGCACGGTGGACGAGCCCCCACCGGCGGGCAGCGGGGCGGCGGAGACGACGAGCGTGGCCACACCGCCGATCGCCAGCAGCACCCGGCCCGACGACGCACCCGCCCGGAGCGCCAGGGCCGTCACGACGTGGGCGAGACCGAGCCCGGCCAGGCCCACCGTCATCACCCACCGGTGCGGGGTGTCCCGGGCGGCGAGGTCCGAGATGGTGCGCACCACCGCGTCGAAGGGCACCGGCTGCACCGCGGCGGCCAGCTCCCACCCGCCGATCATGAACACCGGCGCGAGCACGGCCGACACCACGCCCCACCAGGGGACGCGACCGGGTGCGGCCACCCGCGTGCTCACGTCCTCAGCGCCTTCGCCACGGGGCTCACGTGCTCAGCGCCGGTGGCGACGCAGCGTGGCGTCCGACAGCGACGGCGGCGCGTACCCGGCGTCGGTGGCGTTGACCGTGGTGCCCGGAGCGACGATGTCGTCGATGGCGTCGAGCACCTCCGTGCTGAGCTGGAGGTCCGCGGCGTCGAGCTGGCTGGTCAGCTGCTCCACCGTCCGCGGTCCGATGATCGCGCTGGTGACCCCCGGGTGCTCCAGCACGAACGCGATGGCCATGTGCACCAGCGACATCCCGTGCTCGTCGGCCAGCTTGCCGAGGGCGTCGGCCGCGTCGAGCTTGGCCCGGTTCGCAGGGTCGGCGAGGTCGTATCGGGCCGGCATCCGGGCCGCGCGGCCGCTCGTGGGTGCGTCGGTGCCCTTCCGGTAGCGCCCGCTAAGCCAGCCGCCGGCCAGCGGGCTCCAGGGCAGCACGCCCATGCCGTGCCGCTGGGTCACCGGCAGCACCTCGGTCTCGATCCCACGGGCCAGGATCGAGTACGGCGGCTGCTCGGTGACGAAGCGCTCGCGGCCGCGCTTCTCGGCGACCCACTGCGCCTCGACGATCTCGCCCGCCGGGAAGGTGGAGCTGCCGATGTAGCGGACCTTGCCGGCGCGGACGAGGTCGGTCAGCGCACCCAGGGTCTCGTCGATCGCCGTCGACGGGTCGGGCCGGTGGATCTGGTAGAGGTCGATCCAGTCGGTCTGCAGGCGCCGCAGGCTGCTCTCCACCTCCTGCACGATCCAGCGCCGGGAGTTGCCGCTGCGGTTGGCACCCTCGCCCATCTGCGCGTGCGCCTTGGTGGCCAGCACGACCTCGTCGCGCCGCCCCTGCAGGGCCTTGCCGACGATCACCTCGGACTCGCCCTGGGAGTACACGTCGGCGGTGTCGACGACGTTGATCCCGGCGTCGAGCGCGGCGTGGACGACCGCGATCGAGTCGTCGTGGTCGGGGTTGCCCCAGGCGCCGAACATCATGGCGCCCAGGCAGAGGGGGCTGACCTTGACTCCGGTGGTGCCGAGCGTGCGGTGGTCCACGGTGGCCTCCTCGTCAGGCCGTCCCGCGGTGGACGGCCACCGTCCACCGTCCTCGCGGCGGCGCCGTGACGCCACCGGACCCCCGGGCCGGTGGTCCCCCCGCGCGCGGTCCCCGTCCGGCGGTGCCCTGCACACGCTCCGGGAACCGGGGAGCGCGACGCACGTCAGGCCTGCACGCGACGCCCCGATCCAGGTCTCGGGGATGGGGCCAGAAGCGCACATCGGGGAGCGGCCTGCACGCTGGGCGCTGCGTTCGGCGCCCGGGGTCCGGAGCGCCGTGCGCGAGCACCATGCCCTCGAGGGCCTCGGCGAGCTCCGCCGGTGCTCCGGGGGTGGCTAGGGTCGAGGCGTGAGCGAGGACGGGACGATCCGCGGCGCCGCGCGCAGCGAGCGGCGTCGCGTGCTCTTCGTCGACACCGACGCCGGCGGGCGCATCCACTTCACCGCCGCGCTGCGGTGGGCCGAGGCGGTGGAGCACCGGCTGGTGCGCGAGCTGGACCCGGGCTGCGACATCGGCCGCTGGCCACGTCGGCACGTCGAGGCGACCTACCACCTGCCGCTCGGCTTCGACGACGAGTTCGAGCTGTGGCTGCACGTGGAACGGGTGGGCAGCACGTCGGTGGGCTGGGCGTGGTCGGTGGTGTGCGACGAGGCCACCTGCATCGAGGGCAGGCACACCACGGTGCACGTCGGCGAGGACGGTGCGCCCGAGCCGGTGCGGGCCGAGCTGCGGAACCTGCTGGCGGATCCGAGCAGCTAGCGGCTGACCCGAGCCCTGGACACCTGGGCGCAGGTCTGGAACAACCGGGCCCGCGCCGCCGGGTCGTCGTGCAGCAGCGGCAGGTACTGGGTGGAGCGCGGCCGACGGTCGTGCCAGAACAGCCCGGTGGTGCGCGCGGGCTCGGCGGCAGCCGCGAGCCAGACGATGGTGTCCGCCCCCTGCTCGGCGGTGCGCAGCACGGCGGCCGTGACCGCGGCGAAGCCGGGGATGGACCCGCTGACCCCCGGGGTGTCGGCCCAGCCGGGGTGCATGGCGTGCACCACCGGGTCGCCGGGGCGGGAGAACGTGGCCGCGAGGTGCTCGGACACCGCCACCTGCATGCGCTTGGTGCGCGCGTAGGCGGTCATGCCCTTGTACTCGCCGGTCGTGTACTCGAGGTCGCGGGTGACGGCGGGCACGGGGTACATGCCGCCGGAGGACACCCACACCACCCGGCCGTCGCCGTCCGCGGCCAGCAGGTCGCGCAGCCCGACGGTGAGCGCGTAGGGCCCCAGGACGTGGGTGGCGAAGGCCAGCTCGTGGCCCTGCGCTGAGGTGGTGCGGCGCTGCGGGATGAGGCCGGCGCAGTGCACCAGGGCGTGCAGCGCCACGAGGTCGTCGCTGAGCGCGGTGACGAGGTCGGCCACGGCGTCCAGGTCGCTGACGTCGCAGGGGCGCACCACGAGCGCAGCCCCGGGCACCTCGGCGCGCACCGCGGTGGCCGCCTGCTCCAGGCGCTCGGTGCTGCGACCCACGAGGTGGACCCGCGCCCCGAGGCGGGCGAGCGCCGTGGCGGTCGCCAGGCCCAGGCCGGAACCCGCCCCGGTCACGAGCACCTCGGGCCGGCCGACGAGCTCCGCCGCGTCCGGGGCCCACCAGAGGCGGCGCACCACCGGCCCCAGGGCGGAGTAGCCGGGCACCACGAGCTTGTCCAGGGCGGTGTCGGCGGCAGCGGTCAGCACCGAGCGGAAGGAGGCCACGTCCACGACGGTAGCCCGCCCCGGTCGCTCAGACCCGTCCGGCGAGCGCGTCCTGCTCCTCGAGCGCGGCCGCGGCGTTCCAGTCCCGCTTGACCGCGCGCCACGCCTCGTCGTCGCGGCCGAGGCGCCAGTACCCGGAGGCGGACAGGTGGTCCAGGGGCACGTGCCGCTCGGCGCGCAGCCAGCGCCGCAGGTCGCGGACGTCGCCCGCCTCGCCGTGGACGAAGGCGTGCACCCGCCCCGGGAGCCACTCGAGGCCCTGCACGGCGTCGACGAGCCCGCGCTCCACCCAGGTGACGTCCGCCCCGTCGGGCAACGGGTAGGCGTGCTCGGCGGGACCGTCCACCAGCACCACGACCTTGGCCGGTGCGCTGGTCCCGATCCGCTCCAGGGCGCACGCGATGGCCGGCAGCGCGCTGGCGTCCCCGACGAGCAGGTGCCAGTCGGCGGCGGGGTTGGGCGCGTAGCCCCCGCCGGGCCCGGTCAGCCCGAGCGCGTCGCCCGGCTTCGCGGATGCGGCCCACGGTCCGGCCAGGCCCTGCTCCCCGTGGTGCACGACGTCGATCGTGACCAGCCTCGCGGCCGGGTCCCAGGCGCGCACGGTGTAGGTGCGGGTGGTCGGCCGCGCCCCGCCCTCCTGGTTCGGATCCTGCTGGTTCGGATCCTGTTGGGGGAGCAGCAGCTTGACGTAGTGGTCGGTGAACTCGCCGACGGGGAAGCTCGTCAGCTCGGGGGCGTGCAGCTCCAGCCGCACGACGTGCGGGGTGAGCCAGGTGCTGGTCTGCACCGTCGCCCGGATGACGGGACGAGCCGGTCGGTCGGGGCGTGCGTCCTGGGCCATGGGGCCAGTGTGCCCCGGTCAGACAGTCGACAAGTATTGCTCAGTACGTCAGTCGAGTGTAGAACGTGAGCATGACCACCACCGAGCGCACCGGGTCCGCCCCGAAGCCCACCGGACCGCTGAGCACCATCGACTACAGCGAGCGGATCCCGAACAACGTGAACCTGGCCGGCGACCGCAAGCTCCAGCGGGCGCTGGAGGGGTGGCAGCCGAAGTTCCTGGACTGGTGGAAGGCGCTCGGCCCCGCACTGCCCACCAAGGACGTGTACCTGCGCACGGCGATCGCGGTGGGTCGCGACGGCTGGGCGCACTTCGGCCACGTCCCCATGGAGCAGTACCGCTGGGGCATCTTCCTGGCCGAGCAGGACCCAAACCGGGTCATCCCGTTCGGCAAGCACAAGGGCGAGCCCGCCTGGCAGGAGGTGCCCGGCGAGTACCGGGCCGAGCTCTTGCGCCTGATCACCGTGCAGGGCGACACCGAGCCCGCGTCGGTGGAGCAGCAGCGCGTGCTGGGGGCCACCGCGCCCTCGCTGTACGACATGCGCAACCTGTTCCAGGTCAACGTCGAGGAGGGCCGGCACCTGTGGGCGATGGTCTACCTGCTGCAGGCCTACTTCGGTCGGGAGGGTCGCGAGGAGGCCGAGCAGCTGCTCAAGCGCAACTCCGGCGACCTCGACTCGCCGCGCATCCTCGGGGCGTTCAACGAGGAGACGACCGACTGGCTGCAGTTCTTCATGTTCACCTACTTCACCGACCGCGACGGCAAGTACCAGCTGGGCACGCTGAAGGAGTCGGCGTTCGACCCGCTGGCCCGGACCTGCGAGTTCATGCTCAAGGAGGAGGCCCACCACATGTTCGTGGGCACCACCGGGGTGCAGCGGGTGGTCGAGAAGACCGTCCAGGTGATGGTCGAGCTCGGCACCGACGACCCGGCGGCGCTGCTGGCGGCCGGGGTCATCCCGCTGGAGGTCGTGCAGAAGTACCTGAACTTCCAGTTCTCGGTGTCGATGGACCTGTTCGGCTCCGAGAGGTCCACCAACGTCGCGGCGTACTACACGGCGGGGCTGAAGGGCCGCTGGCAGGAGACCCGGCGCAAGGACGACCACGAGCTGCACGGCGACACCCGGGAGATGACGGTGGTGCGCGACGGGGAGTTCGTCCAGGAGACGGTGCCCATGCTCACGGCGCTGAACCTGGACCTGCGCGACGAGTACGTCGCCGACTGCGAGAACGGCGTGCGCCGCTGGAACCAGGAGATGGAGGACGCCGGGCTGGAGCAGCGGCTGTTCCTGCCGCACGAGGGGTTCAACCGCTTGGTCGGCTCGTACTCCAGCGGCCACGTCTCGCCGGACGGTCGGATCATCGACGCCGCCGAGTGGGAGGCGAGCGTGGACGGGTGGCTGCCCCTGGACGCCGACCGCGCCGCCGTGGCCGCGCTCATGGTCGGGGTCTACGAGCCCGGTGAGTTCGCGGGCTGGATCGCCGCCCCCAAGACGGGCATCAACGACCAGCCCGTGGAGTTCGACTACGTCCACCTCGCCGAGGAGGGCCTCACCGCCTGAGCGGGGTCCACCGAGCGGTGCGACTCGACGCTCGGGACCAGCATCGCCGACGCGACCAGGACCGCTCCCGCGGCCGTCACCCAGGACCGGTCCGGCTGCGGGGACCGGAAGAAGGCCGGCGCGGGGAACGACGTGTGGGTCTCCTCGATGTCGACCAACCAGTCCTCCCCGGCCACCGACCATCTGCTCGGGCACCGTCGTGCCGGTCACCCGCGCCGCGACGCGACGCGACGCGACGACTGAGTGCATTGGCAAGTTACATAAGCTAGTGATAAACATGGTCTCGTGCTCCCCTCCGCCGATCCTGCCGTCGCGCTCACGCGCTACTACTCGTGGTGGCGTCGCTCGGCCCCGTCCTCGAGCCTGTCCTCGACGTCGCTGTCCACCCTGGACGTGCTCGACGTCCTGGGGCCGCAGCGCCTCTCGGACCTGGCGACCCGGGAGCGGATCAGCCAGCCGGGCATGACGGGCCTCGTCACGCGGCTCGCCACGGCCGGCCTGGTGGAGCGGACCTCGGACCCCGACGACGGCCGCGTGGCGCTGGTCCGGGTGACCGACGCCGGACGCCGCGCCCTCACGGAGTTCCGCGACACGCGGTCCGCCGAGCTGCGTCGGCGGCTGGAGCACCTCGACCCCCAGGACCGGCGGGCCCTCGAGCTCGCCGTGCCCGCGCTGGAACGACTGATGTCTGGAGACCCCGCATGACCGCCCCCGCTGCCGCCGGCCACCCCGCCCCCGCGAGCCCGTTCCACCAGCCCCGCGCCGTGTGGGCCGTGGCGTTCGCCTGCGTGATCTCCTTCATGGGCATCGGCC contains these protein-coding regions:
- a CDS encoding aminotransferase family protein, with product MSTPALLHPFARPAAEASSFTSLVRGEGAIVWDAEGTRYVDAMASLWHCNVGHGRTEVAEAVAEQIGRLETFHCFDKFTNAPADALAERLAALAPVPGSRVFLTSGGSEAVDTAIKLARLAHAAAGDGERTIIISRAPSYHGVTYGGMSLTGLPANSAGFGPGIGDAVQVPKDDLAAVGAVFAAHPGKVAAVFAEPVIGAGGVHPPVPGYLEGLRALCTEHGAFLVLDEVICAFGRLGSMFAGEHYGVHADLTTFAKGVTSGYVPLGGVLVAPSVHEKLSADPAAVLRHGYTYSGHASACAAAMVCLDITEREGLLDRAKTVGARLSTGLHGLLEDGLVSGVRGEGAVWAVETLAGVDAVAVRDATMAAGVIVRPVGPSTLAMCPPLVSTDDDVDEILGALRRGLESGGTLG
- a CDS encoding SDR family NAD(P)-dependent oxidoreductase, which translates into the protein MASFRSVLTAAADTALDKLVVPGYSALGPVVRRLWWAPDAAELVGRPEVLVTGAGSGLGLATATALARLGARVHLVGRSTERLEQAATAVRAEVPGAALVVRPCDVSDLDAVADLVTALSDDLVALHALVHCAGLIPQRRTTSAQGHELAFATHVLGPYALTVGLRDLLAADGDGRVVWVSSGGMYPVPAVTRDLEYTTGEYKGMTAYARTKRMQVAVSEHLAATFSRPGDPVVHAMHPGWADTPGVSGSIPGFAAVTAAVLRTAEQGADTIVWLAAAAEPARTTGLFWHDRRPRSTQYLPLLHDDPAARARLFQTCAQVSRARVSR
- a CDS encoding LysM peptidoglycan-binding domain-containing protein, producing MTGSAPARSTTAVLAALAAGALAAAGLGGSFAWTTPQVVDAAATVSVPTATAPSAVPTTVPAAAPVPESAPAAAVVPAGAPVAAPAPAAAPAPAAAPAPAAAPVPVTYVVLPGDTLSAIAAWFEAHGYGDLYRANAAVIGANPDLIRPGQVLVVSSAGVTTNG
- a CDS encoding YihY/virulence factor BrkB family protein, producing the protein MLSRTVARFDAYQRTHRWIGFPVAVVYKFVDDQGVYLTALIAHYAFVSLFPLLLIAVTILGFVLQNDPELQQRLIAAALKQVPLLGPELGDQVTSFGGSGIGLVIGVVGTLFGGLGVAQAGQNALNTMWSVPRNKRPNPVAARLRSLVLLAVFGTGVLATTVLTLIGGFSNTDLLNAALVIPVSMAANAALFAVLFHFGTTHPTRLRDVAPGAVLAGVVVHLLQLFGVYLLSSSLDRSSALYGLFGVVLGLITWITLQATVVVFCAEIDVVRTRRLWPRALLTPFTDDVDLTRADRAAYTDYAKAQQHKGFETVEVSFAEPHPADGTSDDA
- a CDS encoding DUF2630 family protein — translated: MDDRTILAHIDDLVAEERVLHEKGGSVDDDDRQQLTGLTEQVDQSRDLLRQRRTRREQGEDPGLAEVRPADEVEHHAG
- a CDS encoding acyl-CoA thioesterase; the protein is MSEDGTIRGAARSERRRVLFVDTDAGGRIHFTAALRWAEAVEHRLVRELDPGCDIGRWPRRHVEATYHLPLGFDDEFELWLHVERVGSTSVGWAWSVVCDEATCIEGRHTTVHVGEDGAPEPVRAELRNLLADPSS
- a CDS encoding siderophore-interacting protein, which produces MAQDARPDRPARPVIRATVQTSTWLTPHVVRLELHAPELTSFPVGEFTDHYVKLLLPQQDPNQQDPNQEGGARPTTRTYTVRAWDPAARLVTIDVVHHGEQGLAGPWAASAKPGDALGLTGPGGGYAPNPAADWHLLVGDASALPAIACALERIGTSAPAKVVVLVDGPAEHAYPLPDGADVTWVERGLVDAVQGLEWLPGRVHAFVHGEAGDVRDLRRWLRAERHVPLDHLSASGYWRLGRDDEAWRAVKRDWNAAAALEEQDALAGRV
- a CDS encoding amidohydrolase family protein, yielding MSTSTSPRLVLRGARWPGDVAVRDGWITAVGVVPAERGDRVLRVDGDVLTAGLVDTHHHLSQWMTRGRAVDPDLFGRLRTLYPVWGRLDAEDVHAAATVGLAELALTGCTTAADHHYLVPRGDDSVFDRIADAAHAVGIRLHLSRGSMDLGQSRGGLPPDSVVEDTDTILQSTVDVHGRLHDGVRTSVVVAPCSPFSVTGELMTESAALARRLALRLHTHLAQTVEEERHTLARHGRRPVQLMEEWGWAESDVWVAHGVHLDDAEVALFGERGIGVAHCPSSDARMATATCRVVDLDAAGAPVGLGVASHEAGGLFGEMRQALYAGRSHAGRPAALGVDTALRLATEGGARCLGREDIGQLRPGYRADVAVWPGDDLADVRDAVAGLVLGPDRRVRHLLVDGELVVAHGELLGVDLRAARERLAGRARRLWD
- a CDS encoding DUF998 domain-containing protein, producing MSTRVAAPGRVPWWGVVSAVLAPVFMIGGWELAAAVQPVPFDAVVRTISDLAARDTPHRWVMTVGLAGLGLAHVVTALALRAGASSGRVLLAIGGVATLVVSAAPLPAGGGSSTVHTVAATVGFVALSTWSLLAFPRWRTGWVGAAVLVGLLLWFGVELGGPRFGLSERVLAGAQAVWPLLVVTRLVVRARLVTGGSRGGSSAP
- a CDS encoding aldo/keto reductase produces the protein MDHRTLGTTGVKVSPLCLGAMMFGAWGNPDHDDSIAVVHAALDAGINVVDTADVYSQGESEVIVGKALQGRRDEVVLATKAHAQMGEGANRSGNSRRWIVQEVESSLRRLQTDWIDLYQIHRPDPSTAIDETLGALTDLVRAGKVRYIGSSTFPAGEIVEAQWVAEKRGRERFVTEQPPYSILARGIETEVLPVTQRHGMGVLPWSPLAGGWLSGRYRKGTDAPTSGRAARMPARYDLADPANRAKLDAADALGKLADEHGMSLVHMAIAFVLEHPGVTSAIIGPRTVEQLTSQLDAADLQLSTEVLDAIDDIVAPGTTVNATDAGYAPPSLSDATLRRHRR